One part of the Pandoraea faecigallinarum genome encodes these proteins:
- a CDS encoding ABC transporter permease, translated as MSAFVDAFWQIAALIRKELLAIVKDPASRVILFAPALMQALLFGYGATYDLTNVPYAVLDQSRGAASVELLARLDGTGVFHRVATLASPRQIANVIDANDALMVLSIPSDFENLLATGQQAPVQVILDGRNSSTAGAAAGYVGSIVTDYNNERSGAGGVTIERRAWYNPNLESRWNLMPAMIAALSMLQTLLLAALSVAREREQGTFDQLLVTPLTPMQILIGKALPSILIGLIQSTIIFLVIRFWFQIPMNGSVWLMYGGLLMFNCAAVGIGLSISALSLSMQQAMLYAFLLIMPLMLLSGLLTPVRNMPAILQLATYVNPLRFGVSIVRRVYLEGAGLADVAVDFIPLLAVAAVTMPLSAWLFRNRLA; from the coding sequence ATGAGCGCATTCGTCGACGCCTTTTGGCAAATTGCCGCCCTGATCCGCAAGGAACTGCTTGCCATCGTCAAGGATCCGGCCAGCCGCGTCATCCTGTTCGCCCCCGCCCTGATGCAGGCGCTGCTCTTCGGATATGGGGCCACCTATGACCTCACAAATGTTCCGTACGCTGTGCTCGACCAAAGCCGAGGCGCGGCCTCGGTAGAACTGCTTGCACGATTGGACGGCACCGGCGTCTTCCATCGGGTCGCCACGTTGGCTTCACCACGGCAGATCGCGAATGTCATCGACGCCAATGACGCCCTTATGGTGCTGAGTATTCCATCCGATTTCGAGAACTTGCTTGCAACGGGACAGCAAGCGCCGGTGCAGGTCATTCTGGATGGCCGGAACTCTTCGACAGCCGGGGCGGCCGCGGGCTATGTCGGCTCGATCGTCACGGACTATAACAACGAGCGATCCGGCGCAGGGGGCGTAACGATCGAGCGCCGTGCCTGGTACAACCCCAACCTGGAATCGCGCTGGAATCTGATGCCCGCAATGATTGCGGCACTCAGCATGCTTCAGACTCTCTTGCTCGCCGCGCTTTCTGTGGCACGCGAGCGCGAGCAGGGCACGTTCGACCAGTTGCTGGTCACGCCGCTCACCCCAATGCAGATCCTCATTGGCAAGGCACTCCCTTCGATACTGATTGGGCTGATTCAGTCCACGATCATCTTCCTTGTGATCCGGTTCTGGTTTCAGATCCCCATGAACGGGTCGGTCTGGCTGATGTACGGCGGACTGCTCATGTTCAACTGTGCCGCCGTGGGCATCGGTTTATCGATCTCTGCGCTGTCGCTCAGTATGCAGCAGGCAATGCTCTATGCGTTCCTGTTGATCATGCCGCTGATGCTCTTGTCGGGCCTGCTGACACCGGTGAGGAACATGCCCGCGATCTTGCAGTTGGCGACCTACGTCAACCCGCTGCGCTTCGGCGTCTCGATCGTACGTCGCGTCTATCTGGAAGGCGCGGGGTTGGCCGATGTCGCCGTGGACTTCATTCCCCTTCTAGCCGTGGCCGCTGTCACCATGCCGTTATCGGCATGGCTGTTCAGAAACCGACTGGCTTGA
- a CDS encoding SixA phosphatase family protein, translating into MSEPVSMNLILWRHADAENLPATLALSAQADLARELTDRGRKQADKAAQWLRARLPDDAIILSSPAVRAVQTAQALTHAPRIVRELAPGANAVTLLGAIDWPGTAQTVVLVSHQPALGQLAALLVSGQEAYWTIKKGGIWWLASRRREDESQVVVRAVVNPDLI; encoded by the coding sequence ATGTCAGAACCCGTGTCGATGAACCTGATTCTCTGGCGTCACGCCGACGCCGAAAACCTGCCCGCCACCCTCGCGCTCAGTGCACAGGCCGATCTGGCCCGCGAACTCACCGACCGGGGCCGCAAACAGGCCGACAAGGCCGCACAGTGGCTCCGGGCGCGCCTGCCCGATGACGCAATCATCCTCTCCAGCCCGGCCGTACGCGCCGTCCAGACCGCTCAGGCACTCACGCACGCCCCCCGCATCGTGCGCGAGCTCGCGCCCGGCGCCAACGCCGTCACCCTGCTCGGCGCCATCGACTGGCCCGGCACCGCCCAGACAGTCGTGCTCGTCAGCCACCAACCCGCCCTCGGCCAACTCGCCGCCCTGCTGGTGAGCGGCCAGGAAGCGTACTGGACCATCAAGAAAGGCGGCATCTGGTGGCTCGCCTCTCGCCGCCGCGAAGACGAGAGTCAGGTCGTCGTGCGCGCCGTCGTCAATCCCGACCTGATCTGA
- a CDS encoding efflux transporter outer membrane subunit, whose protein sequence is MAASLMVLALSGCAVGPDFKSPEPQAPEAWSAWRSGDDSLRTAIATNEALPADWWRAFGDPVLDRLQQRAVDASPDLLSATLRFAQARMQRRMVEAQRGPQIDLNGEINRQRLSENGASVRLIDVLLPSGASRDEIVSLMAEPFTLYQAGFDLSWEIDLWGRIRRSVEASDADVSREAALLDLARLSLASDVARNYFELRTTQTQIRLTREDISTLSDQLQLLDAQVRGGSINHLGLEQQRAELAALKAQLPPLLAQEAASANQIGLLVGERPGALRDELQPLPVESQARLPDLALGLPSELARRRPDIRAAEARLHNATASIGVAQADLYPSIRLGARFGFESFASSEFTDWGSRSWSIGPSLNLPLFDRGRRKAVVQLRELQQQEAAIAFQRTVLQAWQEIDDALNGYAAEQQQARELRSKVQAARQAYQLARARYDGGATDFLPVLDTQRSYLQASHDLAASEGRLNTRFVTVNKALGNVSSTSQSQAVGK, encoded by the coding sequence ATGGCGGCGAGCCTGATGGTGCTAGCGTTAAGCGGATGCGCGGTGGGACCGGACTTCAAGAGTCCCGAACCGCAGGCGCCGGAAGCGTGGAGCGCGTGGCGCAGCGGGGACGATAGCTTGCGCACAGCAATCGCAACCAACGAGGCGCTGCCCGCCGACTGGTGGCGAGCCTTCGGAGATCCGGTGCTCGACCGCCTTCAACAGCGGGCGGTTGACGCCAGCCCGGACCTGCTGAGCGCGACCCTGCGATTTGCGCAAGCGCGCATGCAGCGCCGTATGGTGGAGGCACAGCGCGGCCCACAGATCGATCTGAACGGCGAGATCAACCGTCAGCGCCTCAGCGAGAACGGCGCGAGTGTGCGTCTGATTGATGTACTGCTGCCGAGTGGTGCCTCCCGGGACGAGATCGTATCGCTCATGGCTGAGCCGTTCACGCTCTATCAGGCCGGCTTTGATTTGTCTTGGGAGATCGACCTTTGGGGGCGCATTCGCCGGTCGGTCGAAGCGTCGGATGCTGACGTGTCCCGGGAAGCTGCGTTGCTGGACCTTGCTCGACTGAGTTTGGCCAGCGACGTGGCGCGCAACTATTTCGAACTCCGGACAACCCAGACGCAAATTCGGCTCACACGTGAAGATATATCGACGCTCTCGGACCAGCTCCAGTTGCTCGACGCTCAGGTGCGGGGCGGCTCCATCAACCATCTGGGCCTGGAGCAGCAGCGCGCGGAGTTGGCGGCACTCAAGGCCCAGTTACCCCCACTGCTGGCCCAGGAGGCCGCCAGCGCCAACCAGATCGGGCTGCTGGTCGGGGAGCGCCCCGGCGCGCTACGCGACGAACTGCAACCATTGCCGGTCGAGTCGCAAGCGAGGTTGCCCGATCTGGCATTGGGCCTGCCTTCTGAGCTTGCCCGCCGCCGGCCGGATATCCGTGCCGCCGAAGCACGTCTGCACAATGCGACAGCGAGTATCGGCGTCGCGCAGGCGGACTTGTATCCGAGCATCCGCCTCGGCGCAAGATTCGGGTTCGAGTCATTTGCCAGTAGCGAGTTTACGGACTGGGGCAGCCGCTCCTGGTCCATCGGGCCTTCGTTGAACTTGCCGTTGTTCGATCGTGGGCGGCGCAAGGCGGTGGTGCAACTGCGTGAGTTGCAACAACAGGAAGCCGCAATCGCTTTCCAGCGCACAGTGCTGCAAGCGTGGCAGGAGATTGACGATGCGCTCAATGGTTACGCTGCCGAACAGCAGCAGGCACGGGAGCTTCGGAGCAAAGTTCAGGCAGCCCGGCAGGCTTACCAATTGGCGCGTGCCCGCTATGACGGCGGTGCTACCGACTTCCTGCCGGTGCTGGACACGCAGCGTAGCTATTTGCAGGCAAGCCATGATTTGGCCGCCAGCGAAGGGCGACTGAACACTCGATTCGTCACGGTGAACAAGGCATTGGGCAACGTATCCTCAACCTCGCAATCGCAGGCCGTTGGGAAATAA
- a CDS encoding GNAT family N-acetyltransferase produces the protein MRDLPNPTMPLSSLTPTSRRRLPRPETPVKQNLAVAWVRDESELREAQHLRYQVFAEEMGASVKGPAGLDVDEYDQYCDHLIVRDQDSLKVVGTYRVLPPSQAKRLGRLYSEGEFDLSRLDHLRPKMLETGRSCVHTDYRNGAVIMALWSGLAEYMLRNGLETMLGCASVPMADGGHYAASLYRKLQDTSMAPAEYHAVPRIALPVDELQSTLDVEPPALVKGYLRLGARICGAPAWDPDFNTADFLTLFRLSDMNPRYARHFLGPELVSKLQQA, from the coding sequence ATGCGCGACCTGCCGAACCCCACCATGCCGCTCTCTTCGCTGACCCCCACGTCGCGGAGGCGTCTTCCTCGCCCTGAAACGCCTGTCAAACAGAATCTGGCTGTGGCGTGGGTACGCGACGAAAGCGAGCTTCGCGAAGCGCAGCACCTGAGGTACCAGGTATTCGCCGAAGAAATGGGCGCATCGGTCAAGGGCCCCGCCGGCCTCGACGTCGACGAATACGACCAATACTGCGATCACCTGATCGTGCGCGACCAGGACTCGCTCAAGGTCGTCGGCACGTATCGCGTATTGCCCCCCTCTCAGGCCAAGCGCCTCGGCCGTTTGTACTCCGAAGGGGAATTCGACCTGTCGCGCCTCGACCATCTGCGCCCGAAGATGCTCGAAACAGGCCGCTCTTGCGTACATACCGACTACCGCAACGGCGCCGTCATCATGGCACTGTGGAGCGGTCTGGCCGAGTACATGCTGCGCAACGGTCTGGAGACGATGCTCGGCTGCGCGAGCGTGCCGATGGCCGACGGCGGACACTACGCCGCGAGCCTCTATCGCAAGCTGCAAGACACGTCCATGGCGCCGGCCGAATATCACGCAGTGCCCCGTATCGCCCTGCCCGTAGACGAACTGCAATCGACCCTAGACGTCGAACCGCCGGCTCTCGTCAAAGGCTATCTGCGCCTGGGCGCGCGCATCTGCGGCGCCCCGGCCTGGGATCCCGACTTCAATACCGCCGACTTTCTCACGCTGTTCCGCCTCTCCGACATGAACCCGCGTTACGCGCGCCACTTCCTCGGACCGGAACTCGTAAGCAAGCTGCAACAAGCCTGA
- a CDS encoding LysR family transcriptional regulator — protein MESEKIEGLWTHLHWLTVLAEQGSFTAAAARLGVSKAAMSQRIAELERAAGVSLVQRTTRSVRFTEAGQQLVDDTRGQYEQIATSFSNLRDQAGVARGLIRVTAPVALGRQQVIPRLSGFVREHPEVRVQLDLSDRLSSIASEGFDLAIRHSTNAPETHVAWKLCDTRSLVVATRAYLKRRGTPVTPADLMAHDCLAYPRAQVATTWSFEYDGPRKSATGPVTINANGPVTANNSEALRDAALDDLGIALVPDFTAQAAVRAGKLVVLLPEWRPVGAFAGRIYVVRPYTSHVPQAVRLFVDYLRGAFAGGFPC, from the coding sequence ATGGAATCGGAAAAAATTGAAGGCTTGTGGACGCATCTTCACTGGCTGACGGTGCTCGCCGAGCAGGGCAGCTTTACGGCGGCGGCGGCCCGGCTCGGCGTGAGCAAGGCGGCGATGAGCCAGCGGATTGCCGAACTGGAGCGGGCCGCGGGCGTGTCGCTGGTGCAGCGCACGACGCGCAGCGTCCGTTTTACGGAAGCCGGGCAGCAACTCGTCGACGACACGCGGGGGCAGTACGAGCAAATCGCGACGAGCTTCTCGAATTTGCGGGACCAGGCGGGCGTGGCCCGGGGCCTCATACGGGTGACGGCGCCTGTGGCGCTGGGCAGGCAACAGGTTATCCCACGGCTGTCCGGCTTTGTGCGCGAGCATCCGGAAGTTCGGGTGCAACTGGATTTGTCGGACCGGTTGAGTTCGATTGCATCGGAAGGGTTCGACCTGGCGATCCGTCACAGCACCAACGCGCCGGAAACGCACGTGGCGTGGAAGCTGTGCGACACGCGCTCGCTCGTCGTCGCCACCCGTGCCTATCTCAAACGACGCGGCACGCCCGTCACCCCCGCCGACCTCATGGCGCACGATTGCCTCGCATATCCGCGGGCGCAGGTGGCAACGACCTGGTCGTTCGAATACGACGGTCCGCGCAAATCGGCCACGGGTCCGGTGACGATCAATGCCAACGGCCCCGTGACGGCGAACAACAGCGAAGCGTTGCGCGATGCGGCGCTGGACGATCTGGGTATCGCGCTGGTACCCGATTTCACGGCGCAGGCCGCCGTGCGTGCCGGCAAGCTGGTGGTGCTGTTGCCCGAATGGCGGCCGGTGGGCGCGTTCGCCGGACGGATTTACGTCGTGCGGCCGTACACCTCGCACGTGCCACAGGCCGTACGATTGTTCGTGGACTACTTGCGCGGGGCGTTTGCCGGAGGATTCCCTTGTTAG
- a CDS encoding TetR/AcrR family transcriptional regulator encodes MSMIVATIAEFKTNLNYTDDENTYPERISMSKSRRGSRADGEATRTRILEAAGEMFAAAGYAATTCKAIAERAEVDQASINYHFRNRSALYQAVVAEGHRHFVSVDALRDLTESRLDSSQKLWALLDLLVHGATTGCRGWHLKVLAQELLSPSPHRQALLTDVAAPKLSFIRAVIGEIAGIPQDDPALTRCVLSVLAPCAMMLLGSVGAPGPLAEISNMSRETITRHLYTFAIGGLEAISREREKGR; translated from the coding sequence ATGTCGATGATAGTAGCGACAATAGCAGAGTTTAAAACCAATTTAAACTACACTGACGATGAAAACACGTATCCGGAGAGAATTTCGATGAGCAAATCTCGGCGCGGCAGTCGGGCCGATGGCGAAGCCACCCGTACGCGTATCCTGGAAGCTGCCGGCGAGATGTTCGCGGCCGCGGGTTATGCAGCCACTACCTGCAAGGCGATCGCCGAGCGCGCAGAAGTCGATCAGGCCTCGATCAACTACCACTTTCGCAACCGCAGCGCGCTCTATCAGGCGGTCGTGGCCGAGGGCCATCGGCATTTCGTGAGCGTCGACGCGCTACGCGACCTGACAGAAAGCAGGCTTGATTCATCGCAAAAGCTTTGGGCGCTTCTCGACCTTCTCGTCCACGGGGCCACAACCGGTTGCCGCGGCTGGCACCTGAAGGTGCTGGCGCAAGAGCTACTCTCGCCGTCGCCGCACCGTCAGGCGCTCCTTACGGATGTGGCTGCTCCGAAGCTATCTTTCATTAGGGCAGTGATCGGTGAGATAGCAGGTATTCCCCAGGATGATCCGGCGCTCACGCGCTGTGTTCTCAGCGTGCTGGCGCCCTGCGCGATGATGCTGCTTGGTTCCGTAGGGGCACCGGGGCCGCTTGCAGAGATATCGAACATGTCACGAGAGACGATCACACGTCATCTCTACACATTTGCAATCGGCGGGTTGGAAGCAATCAGTCGTGAGCGTGAGAAAGGCCGTTAA
- a CDS encoding HlyD family efflux transporter periplasmic adaptor subunit codes for MNKRILAALIALALAGAGWFWWHDRRQAGEKELVLHGNVDIRQISLAFDGNGRIAELRANEGDTVKAGSIVAVLDTQTLQLQAEQAQAQIEVQQQTLMKLRNGSRPQEVAQARSRLLAAQADAARAGQDLARLQGIAANTQGRGVSSQDLERAQSSLKVARAQEAEQQQALRLVELGPRKEDIGGAEAQLKALQAQLALLQHQIAQGQLKAPVDAVVRSRLLEPGDMVTPQRAVFALALARPKWVRVYVSETDLGKVKPGMSARVVTDSHPDQPVSGKVGYISSVAEFTPKAVQTEELRTTLVYEVRVQVDDDANVLRLGQPATVRFAPGE; via the coding sequence ATGAACAAGCGAATCCTTGCCGCACTGATTGCGCTCGCGCTGGCCGGCGCGGGTTGGTTTTGGTGGCACGACCGGCGGCAGGCGGGCGAAAAGGAGCTGGTGCTGCACGGTAACGTCGATATCCGGCAGATATCGCTGGCTTTCGACGGCAATGGAAGGATTGCAGAGTTGCGTGCCAACGAAGGGGATACCGTCAAGGCGGGCAGCATTGTCGCCGTGCTTGACACGCAGACATTGCAACTCCAGGCCGAGCAGGCGCAGGCGCAAATCGAGGTCCAGCAGCAAACGCTCATGAAGTTACGAAACGGGTCGCGCCCGCAAGAGGTCGCGCAGGCGAGAAGCCGTCTGCTTGCCGCTCAGGCCGACGCTGCTCGCGCAGGGCAGGACCTGGCTCGTCTGCAAGGAATCGCCGCAAATACGCAGGGCCGTGGGGTCAGTTCCCAGGACCTGGAACGCGCACAAAGCAGCCTGAAAGTTGCCAGGGCGCAGGAAGCCGAGCAACAACAGGCGCTGCGACTCGTCGAACTTGGGCCGCGCAAGGAAGATATTGGCGGCGCAGAGGCTCAACTGAAGGCGTTGCAAGCGCAACTCGCCTTATTGCAGCATCAGATCGCGCAGGGGCAGCTAAAGGCGCCGGTTGACGCAGTGGTGCGCTCTCGCTTGTTGGAGCCGGGCGATATGGTGACGCCCCAGCGGGCGGTATTCGCGTTGGCGCTGGCTCGACCCAAGTGGGTGCGGGTCTACGTTTCCGAGACAGACCTTGGTAAGGTCAAGCCGGGCATGTCGGCACGTGTGGTGACCGACAGTCATCCGGACCAGCCAGTAAGCGGCAAGGTGGGCTATATATCGTCAGTGGCGGAATTCACGCCCAAGGCAGTGCAAACCGAGGAATTGCGCACAACCCTGGTCTACGAAGTGCGTGTTCAGGTCGACGACGATGCCAACGTGCTGCGTCTCGGTCAGCCCGCCACTGTGCGTTTTGCCCCAGGTGAGTAG
- a CDS encoding ABC transporter permease, giving the protein MKDEPGFRRRFAALFRKEVRQMLRDKSNLAVGLLLPVMLILLFGYGLSFDVPSAPVAVVLEDSSPSSRDFAAGLQGSRYLAPAWVSDMTEAEKLMRAGKVDAIVRFPADFSRRLAPGNAHIQLLLNGVDSTTASAVEGYVGGAIGSWSQRQLDRLGGSSASGGSVVVVQRMWFNEAGNSTWYLVPGLLVLVLTLIGAFLTSLLIAREWERGTLESLFVTPVRPLELVLAKLAPYMGVGIINVVTCLLAARLLFKVPIRGSLWVIVIASILYLVVSLLLGLLISGVARSQFKASQMALLASFMPAMMLSGFVFDLRNVPVVIQIVSQVLPATHFMSLIKTLFLAGDDWAQILRNCTILLLYVAVLTLATTRTLRKSLD; this is encoded by the coding sequence ATGAAAGACGAACCGGGATTCAGACGCCGCTTTGCCGCCTTGTTTCGCAAGGAAGTGCGGCAGATGCTGCGTGACAAAAGCAACCTTGCGGTGGGTCTGCTCCTGCCCGTCATGCTGATTTTGTTATTCGGCTACGGATTGTCGTTCGACGTCCCGAGCGCGCCAGTTGCGGTGGTGCTCGAGGACAGCTCGCCGAGCTCACGTGATTTCGCGGCGGGTCTGCAAGGGTCACGATATCTTGCCCCTGCCTGGGTCAGCGATATGACCGAGGCCGAAAAACTGATGCGCGCGGGCAAGGTGGATGCCATTGTGCGTTTTCCCGCGGATTTTTCGCGCCGGCTTGCACCGGGTAACGCCCACATCCAGCTTCTGCTCAATGGCGTCGACTCCACGACGGCATCCGCGGTCGAGGGCTATGTGGGCGGGGCCATCGGCTCATGGTCGCAGCGCCAGCTGGATCGTCTCGGCGGCAGCTCCGCCAGCGGTGGCTCCGTGGTCGTCGTTCAGCGGATGTGGTTCAACGAAGCCGGCAACAGCACGTGGTATCTCGTACCGGGGCTGCTGGTATTGGTACTCACATTGATTGGCGCTTTCCTGACGTCTCTGCTGATTGCCCGGGAATGGGAACGGGGTACTCTCGAGTCGTTGTTCGTTACACCTGTTCGGCCCCTGGAACTGGTGCTGGCGAAGCTGGCCCCGTATATGGGCGTCGGAATCATCAACGTGGTGACGTGTCTGCTGGCGGCCCGACTCCTGTTCAAGGTTCCGATCCGTGGCTCGCTTTGGGTCATCGTTATCGCGTCCATACTGTATCTGGTGGTGTCCCTCCTGCTGGGGTTATTGATCTCCGGGGTCGCGCGAAGTCAGTTCAAGGCCAGCCAGATGGCGCTGCTGGCGAGCTTCATGCCCGCCATGATGCTCTCGGGCTTCGTCTTCGATCTTCGCAACGTGCCGGTCGTGATTCAGATTGTCAGTCAAGTATTGCCGGCAACGCACTTCATGAGCCTGATAAAAACGCTGTTTCTGGCCGGAGACGACTGGGCGCAGATTCTGCGCAACTGCACCATCCTGCTGCTGTACGTTGCTGTTCTGACCCTTGCCACGACCCGCACGCTGCGCAAGTCACTGGATTGA
- a CDS encoding CoA-acylating methylmalonate-semialdehyde dehydrogenase, protein MQAFNDTADVVHYIHGRRVKGDAQRTQPIFNPATGKSARQLVLGGVSDVDAAVASAKAAFPAWSDTPPIRRARVMLKFLELMNKHRDELAAIITSEHGKVFSDAQGEVTRGIDVIEFACGIPQLLKGDYTEQVSTGIDNWTTRQALGVVAGITPFNFPCMVPCWMFPVAIAAGNAFILKPSERDPSASLFMADLLKQAGLPDGVFNVVQGDKVVVDALLAHADVKAISFVGSTPIANYIYETGARHGKRVQALGGAKNHMVVMPDADLDQAIDALVGAGYGSAGERCMAISVAVLVGDVADKIMGRLAERARTLIIKNGMEPDAEMGPIVTRQSLERIESYIALGVQEGAKLVVDGRGLKVPGHEEGFFTGGTLFDHVTPDMRIYKEEIFGPVLACVRVKDFAEAVDLINAHEFGNGVACYTRDGHIAREFGRRIEVGMVGINVPIPVPMAWHGFGGWKRSLFGDMHAYGEEGVRFYTKQKSIMQRWPESTEKGAEFAMPTAK, encoded by the coding sequence ATGCAAGCGTTCAACGATACCGCCGACGTCGTCCATTACATCCATGGCCGGCGCGTGAAGGGCGACGCCCAGCGGACCCAGCCGATTTTCAATCCGGCAACGGGCAAGAGCGCTCGTCAACTGGTGCTCGGCGGCGTGTCGGACGTCGATGCCGCCGTGGCAAGCGCCAAGGCGGCGTTTCCCGCATGGAGCGACACGCCGCCGATCCGACGTGCGCGCGTCATGCTCAAGTTCCTCGAACTGATGAACAAGCATCGCGACGAACTCGCTGCGATCATCACGTCGGAACACGGCAAGGTATTCTCGGACGCGCAGGGTGAAGTCACGCGCGGCATCGACGTGATCGAGTTCGCCTGCGGCATTCCGCAACTGCTCAAGGGCGACTACACGGAGCAGGTATCGACGGGGATCGACAACTGGACGACGCGTCAGGCGCTGGGTGTCGTGGCCGGCATCACGCCGTTCAACTTCCCGTGCATGGTGCCGTGCTGGATGTTCCCGGTGGCTATTGCCGCTGGTAACGCGTTCATCCTCAAGCCGAGCGAGCGCGATCCGTCGGCCTCGCTGTTCATGGCCGATCTGCTCAAGCAGGCGGGGCTGCCGGACGGCGTTTTCAACGTCGTACAGGGCGACAAGGTCGTCGTCGACGCCTTGCTCGCACACGCCGACGTCAAGGCGATCAGCTTCGTCGGCTCGACCCCGATTGCGAACTACATCTACGAAACGGGCGCCAGGCACGGCAAGCGCGTGCAAGCCCTGGGCGGTGCAAAGAACCATATGGTCGTGATGCCGGATGCCGATCTCGATCAGGCCATCGACGCCCTGGTCGGCGCGGGGTACGGCTCGGCGGGCGAGCGTTGCATGGCGATTTCGGTCGCGGTGCTCGTGGGCGACGTCGCCGACAAGATCATGGGCCGGCTGGCCGAGCGCGCCCGCACGCTCATCATCAAGAACGGCATGGAACCGGACGCCGAAATGGGGCCGATCGTGACCCGTCAATCGCTGGAGCGCATCGAGAGCTACATCGCGCTCGGCGTGCAAGAGGGCGCCAAGCTGGTGGTCGACGGCCGCGGCCTGAAGGTGCCGGGCCATGAAGAGGGCTTCTTTACCGGCGGCACACTCTTCGATCACGTGACCCCGGACATGCGTATCTACAAGGAAGAAATCTTCGGGCCGGTGCTCGCCTGCGTTCGCGTGAAGGACTTCGCCGAAGCCGTCGATCTCATCAACGCGCACGAGTTCGGCAACGGCGTGGCCTGCTACACGCGAGATGGCCACATTGCGCGTGAATTCGGCCGTCGTATCGAGGTCGGTATGGTCGGCATCAACGTGCCGATTCCGGTGCCGATGGCATGGCACGGTTTCGGCGGCTGGAAGCGCAGCCTGTTCGGCGACATGCACGCCTATGGCGAAGAGGGCGTGCGTTTCTACACCAAGCAGAAGTCGATCATGCAGCGCTGGCCGGAAAGCACCGAAAAGGGGGCCGAATTCGCGATGCCGACGGCGAAATAA